A single window of Pseudomonas benzenivorans DNA harbors:
- a CDS encoding tryptophan synthase subunit beta codes for MVYVQRDERRRILRVEQEPFDSMSQSMPADDPEVQAWLASHALNNRLVALQQSDLEMIRVLEDVVSALVSRGVIRYTDLPEAARRKLSQRAETRAELEGLGSLLGGDEPPLR; via the coding sequence ATGGTCTACGTACAGCGCGATGAGCGACGGCGGATCTTGCGAGTGGAGCAGGAGCCGTTCGACAGCATGAGCCAAAGCATGCCGGCGGACGATCCGGAAGTGCAGGCCTGGCTCGCCAGTCATGCGTTGAACAATCGCCTGGTGGCGCTGCAGCAGTCCGACCTGGAGATGATCCGCGTGCTGGAGGATGTGGTCTCGGCGCTGGTCAGTCGCGGTGTCATTCGTTACACGGACCTGCCGGAGGCGGCGCGGCGTAAGCTGAGCCAGCGTGCGGAAACCCGGGCCGAACTCGAGGGTCTCGGCAGCTTGCTCGGCGGTGACGAGCCGCCGCTGCGATGA
- a CDS encoding YbaN family protein — MAHSDIRESNHRSVRYALLAVGWLCVVLGVVGIFLPVLPTTPFLLLAAACFVRSSKRFYRWLVCHPHLGPWIRDYLEGQGIPRRAKVYALALMWLSIAFSCYLVPLPWARAFMLTSAVLVSLYILKQKTLPNP, encoded by the coding sequence ATGGCGCATAGCGATATCCGCGAAAGCAACCACCGCAGCGTGCGCTACGCCCTGCTTGCGGTGGGCTGGCTGTGCGTCGTGCTCGGTGTGGTGGGCATCTTCCTGCCGGTGCTGCCGACCACGCCCTTCCTGCTCCTGGCTGCGGCCTGCTTCGTGCGCAGCTCCAAGCGCTTCTACCGCTGGTTGGTCTGCCACCCCCACCTGGGCCCCTGGATTCGCGACTACCTCGAGGGCCAGGGCATCCCGCGCCGGGCCAAGGTCTACGCCCTGGCTCTGATGTGGCTGAGCATCGCCTTCTCCTGCTACCTGGTGCCGCTGCCCTGGGCACGTGCCTTTATGCTCACCAGCGCAGTTCTGGTCAGCCTCTATATCCTCAAGCAGAAGACCCTGCCCAACCCCTGA
- a CDS encoding GGDEF domain-containing protein, with protein sequence MDEVHPSPYAEQLAQGFRALRFGPALEREYRVYVLQDSLVLKRIALSVAMVLWLAFAALDFVMVQGPQVWGMLGVRLVVFALLAICAWPMFRRDCLRLTLPLSLLCILALGVGAALVVGIAHRADPTYPYEGLLLISMGAYFLIGLRLGEAAGCALLVLLSYVAAELWAGLATPQLINNCVFLLFSNLIGAVGCYLLEFKSREHFLISRLMRILADHDSLTGLNNRRSFNRQFERLRRQAQREGRSLALLLCDIDHFKAYNDCYGHQAGDGVLQQVASLLQAVGRRPLDMAVRLGGEEFAVLLYDIGHKEARQRAEVLRSSLEQLGIRHERSDTASMLTMSIGVACFLPGGEGGFAQLYEHADRALYEAKAFGRNQVVA encoded by the coding sequence TTGGATGAGGTTCACCCCAGCCCCTATGCCGAGCAGCTTGCCCAGGGCTTTCGCGCCTTGCGCTTCGGACCCGCGCTCGAACGCGAGTACCGGGTCTATGTCCTGCAAGACAGTCTGGTGCTCAAGCGTATCGCCCTGAGCGTTGCCATGGTGCTGTGGCTGGCGTTCGCGGCATTGGACTTCGTGATGGTTCAAGGTCCGCAAGTATGGGGGATGCTCGGCGTTCGCCTGGTGGTCTTTGCCCTGTTGGCGATTTGTGCCTGGCCGATGTTTCGCCGCGACTGCCTGCGGCTGACGCTGCCCTTGAGCCTGCTGTGCATCCTGGCCCTCGGCGTGGGCGCCGCCTTGGTGGTCGGCATCGCTCATCGGGCCGACCCGACGTACCCCTATGAGGGGCTGCTGCTGATCAGCATGGGGGCCTACTTCCTGATCGGCTTGCGTCTGGGCGAAGCGGCCGGCTGTGCCTTGCTGGTACTCCTCAGTTATGTGGCAGCCGAACTCTGGGCCGGTCTGGCGACGCCGCAGCTGATCAATAACTGCGTGTTTCTGCTGTTCAGCAACCTGATCGGCGCCGTCGGCTGCTACCTGCTGGAGTTCAAGTCGCGCGAACATTTTTTGATCAGTCGCCTGATGCGCATCCTGGCCGACCACGACAGTCTGACTGGGCTGAACAACCGCCGCAGTTTCAATCGTCAGTTCGAGCGGCTGCGCCGTCAGGCCCAGCGTGAGGGGCGCTCCCTGGCGTTGCTGCTTTGTGACATCGATCATTTCAAAGCCTACAACGACTGCTACGGCCATCAGGCCGGCGACGGTGTTCTGCAGCAGGTCGCCAGCCTGCTGCAAGCAGTGGGGCGTCGCCCGCTGGATATGGCGGTGCGCCTGGGCGGCGAGGAGTTCGCCGTGCTCCTTTACGACATAGGCCATAAAGAGGCGCGTCAGCGCGCGGAAGTGTTGCGATCCAGCCTGGAGCAGCTGGGTATTCGGCATGAGCGCTCGGACACCGCAAGCATGCTGACCATGTCTATTGGTGTCGCCTGCTTTTTGCCCGGCGGAGAGGGCGGTTTCGCGCAGTTGTACGAGCATGCCGACCGCGCGCTTTACGAGGCCAAGGCCTTCGGCCGCAACCAGGTCGTGGCCTAG
- a CDS encoding DUF2804 domain-containing protein has translation MERLIQDDGQPHYGIFTTPPKRINYRDFDFRSPMGRRLGALAKWRRFHQFQYFGLISEQLIVGCALANLSLAGIGFVYLFHPPSGRMIERQFKLPFGFGTHFSQQPDDGLCELRSGRNLLRLENRPSPKEKRLLVELDDGTRIDACFSEDEPRFQPMCISTPAAVNGWVYAQKVAGVRCAGEVRSSLGDFDLQRLGAFAHHDWSAGYMRPETHWNWACLSGQVAGRRLGLNLSCGVNETSYTENCYWLDGELLKVDTVRFAFDRQRPLHPWCISSQDGQVALRFEARGQHQERMNLGILASNFKQIFGQFSGVLRPPGRDEVPVANLWGFVEDQYVRW, from the coding sequence ATGGAGCGCTTGATTCAGGACGACGGCCAGCCGCACTACGGCATCTTCACTACGCCGCCTAAGCGGATCAACTACCGCGATTTCGATTTTCGCTCGCCCATGGGCCGGCGCCTGGGAGCCCTGGCCAAGTGGCGGCGCTTCCACCAGTTTCAGTATTTCGGCTTGATCAGCGAGCAGCTGATCGTCGGGTGCGCCCTGGCCAACCTGAGCCTGGCCGGCATCGGGTTCGTCTACCTGTTCCATCCCCCCAGCGGGCGCATGATCGAACGGCAGTTCAAGTTGCCATTCGGCTTCGGCACGCACTTTTCCCAGCAACCGGACGATGGCCTGTGCGAACTGCGCAGCGGCCGCAACCTGCTGCGCCTGGAAAATCGACCGAGTCCGAAGGAGAAGCGCCTGCTGGTCGAGCTGGACGACGGAACCCGGATCGATGCCTGCTTCTCCGAGGACGAACCGCGCTTCCAGCCCATGTGCATCAGCACGCCTGCCGCGGTGAACGGCTGGGTCTATGCGCAGAAGGTGGCCGGGGTGCGCTGCGCCGGGGAGGTCAGAAGCAGCCTGGGTGACTTCGATCTGCAGCGCCTCGGCGCTTTTGCCCACCACGATTGGTCGGCCGGCTACATGCGTCCGGAAACCCACTGGAACTGGGCTTGTCTCTCGGGCCAGGTCGCCGGCCGGCGGCTCGGCCTGAATTTGTCCTGCGGGGTGAACGAGACCAGCTACACCGAGAACTGCTACTGGCTGGATGGCGAGTTGCTCAAGGTCGATACGGTGCGCTTCGCCTTCGACCGACAGCGGCCGTTGCACCCCTGGTGCATCAGTTCCCAGGACGGTCAGGTGGCGCTGCGGTTCGAGGCGCGCGGGCAGCATCAGGAACGCATGAACCTGGGTATTCTGGCCAGCAACTTCAAGCAGATATTCGGTCAGTTCAGCGGCGTGCTGCGTCCGCCGGGGCGTGACGAGGTGCCGGTCGCCAATCTGTGGGGCTTTGTCGAAGATCAGTATGTGAGGTGGTGA
- the recQ gene encoding DNA helicase RecQ codes for MLEQAQRILKDIFGYDAFRGNQGAIIERVASGGDALVLMPTGGGKSLCFQVPALLREGLAVVVSPLIALMDDQVATLDELGVAAVALNSTLDADAQREIAERIKRGEIKLLYLAPERLVQPRMLAFLQRLQIALFAIDEAHCVSQWGHDFRPEYLQLGQLAELFPEVPRIALTATADMRTREEIINRLHLQQAERFLSSFDRPNIFYRIVPKEQPRKQLLAFLAARKGDAGIVYCLSRKKVEEVAAFLSGQGFPALPYHAGLSNELRAYHQKRFLNEEGLIMVATIAFGMGIDKPNVRFVAHLDLPKSLEAYYQETGRAGRDGLPADAWMAYGLQDVIFLKQMLNNSEGDERHKRVEQHKLDAMLALCEETRCRRQVLLAYFDEELPQPCGHCDTCTDAAETWDATEPARQALSAIYRSGQRYGVGHLVDLLLGRDNDKVRGLGHQHLTVFGVGKALGESEWRSLFRQLVARGLADVDLEGYGGLRLSDSCRPLLRGEVNLQLRRDLKPQHSAKGSSSAASQLVRGEEREQWEALRALRRKLAEEHGVPPYVIFPDATLLEMLRSKPGSLAEMAQVSGVGARKLERYGEAFLDVLGGAEQAPPVVVDLRHELVSLARAGMTPTQIAGQLKCSEKNVYSLLAEAIGRQQLSLEQALDLPEELLGELQDAFLDGEGELPPVGAILPLFAGRLEEGVLHCVRAALQAEFEV; via the coding sequence ATGCTCGAACAGGCCCAGCGCATTCTCAAAGACATCTTCGGCTACGATGCCTTCCGGGGGAATCAAGGTGCGATCATCGAGCGCGTGGCGAGCGGCGGCGATGCCCTGGTGCTGATGCCCACCGGCGGCGGCAAGTCGCTGTGCTTCCAGGTGCCGGCGCTGCTGCGCGAGGGCCTGGCGGTGGTGGTGTCGCCGCTGATCGCCTTGATGGACGACCAGGTCGCCACCCTCGACGAATTGGGCGTCGCCGCGGTGGCGCTGAACTCCACCCTGGACGCCGATGCCCAGCGCGAGATCGCCGAACGCATCAAGCGCGGCGAAATCAAGCTGCTCTACCTGGCCCCCGAGCGTCTGGTCCAGCCGCGCATGCTGGCGTTCCTGCAGCGCCTGCAGATCGCCCTGTTCGCCATCGACGAAGCCCACTGCGTGTCGCAGTGGGGACACGACTTCCGCCCCGAGTACCTGCAATTGGGGCAGCTCGCCGAGCTGTTTCCCGAGGTGCCGCGCATCGCCCTGACCGCCACGGCGGACATGCGCACCCGCGAAGAGATCATCAACCGCCTGCACCTGCAGCAGGCCGAGCGCTTCCTGTCGAGCTTCGACAGGCCGAATATCTTCTACCGCATCGTGCCCAAGGAGCAGCCACGCAAGCAGCTGCTGGCGTTCCTGGCCGCGCGCAAGGGCGACGCGGGCATCGTCTACTGCCTGTCGCGCAAGAAGGTCGAGGAAGTCGCCGCCTTCCTCTCCGGGCAGGGCTTCCCGGCGCTGCCCTACCACGCCGGGCTGAGCAATGAACTGCGCGCCTACCACCAGAAGCGCTTTCTCAACGAGGAGGGGCTGATCATGGTGGCGACCATCGCCTTCGGCATGGGCATCGACAAGCCCAACGTGCGTTTTGTCGCCCACCTCGACCTGCCCAAGTCGCTGGAGGCCTACTACCAGGAAACCGGTCGTGCCGGTCGCGACGGTCTGCCAGCGGATGCCTGGATGGCCTATGGCCTGCAGGATGTGATCTTTCTCAAGCAGATGCTCAACAATTCCGAGGGCGACGAGCGCCACAAGCGGGTCGAGCAGCACAAGCTCGACGCCATGCTCGCCCTGTGCGAGGAAACCCGCTGCCGACGCCAGGTGCTGCTGGCCTACTTCGACGAGGAACTGCCGCAGCCGTGCGGGCATTGCGACACCTGCACCGACGCGGCGGAGACCTGGGACGCCACCGAGCCGGCCCGCCAGGCCCTGTCGGCGATCTACCGCAGCGGTCAGCGCTATGGCGTCGGCCACCTGGTCGACCTGTTGCTCGGTCGCGACAACGACAAGGTGCGCGGCCTCGGTCATCAGCACCTGACGGTGTTCGGTGTCGGCAAGGCGCTCGGCGAGAGCGAGTGGCGTTCGCTGTTTCGCCAGCTGGTGGCGCGCGGCCTGGCCGACGTCGACCTCGAAGGCTACGGCGGGCTGCGCCTGTCGGATAGTTGCCGGCCCTTGTTGCGCGGCGAAGTGAACCTGCAGCTGCGCCGCGATCTCAAGCCTCAGCACAGCGCCAAGGGCTCCAGCAGCGCCGCCAGCCAGCTGGTCCGGGGCGAAGAGCGCGAGCAGTGGGAGGCGTTGCGCGCCTTGCGTCGCAAGCTGGCGGAGGAGCATGGGGTGCCGCCCTACGTGATATTCCCGGACGCCACGCTGTTGGAAATGCTGCGCAGCAAGCCCGGCAGCCTGGCGGAAATGGCCCAGGTCAGCGGCGTCGGTGCGCGCAAGCTGGAACGTTACGGCGAGGCCTTCCTCGACGTGCTGGGCGGCGCGGAGCAAGCGCCGCCGGTGGTGGTCGATCTGCGGCATGAGCTGGTCAGCCTGGCGCGCGCCGGGATGACGCCGACGCAAATTGCCGGCCAGCTCAAATGCAGCGAGAAGAACGTCTACAGCCTGCTGGCCGAGGCAATCGGTCGGCAGCAACTGTCCCTGGAACAGGCGCTGGATCTGCCCGAGGAGCTGCTCGGCGAGCTGCAGGACGCCTTCCTGGACGGTGAAGGCGAGCTGCCGCCGGTTGGCGCAATCCTTCCGCTGTTCGCCGGGCGTCTGGAGGAGGGTGTGCTGCACTGCGTACGTGCGGCGTTGCAGGCCGAGTTCGAGGTCTGA
- a CDS encoding UPF0149 family protein, giving the protein MSFAEQLSRLQAFLDADELHEEALDYVAAHGYLTALSICAEPIPEREWIDALFAEPPHYRSDAERDEIEATLLQLKAHIARQLASDDDPEMPCELDLGEDPDDSDLRGWCIGFMEGVFLREATWFEDAEDEVSELLLPIMVGSGLFDEQPEFAEIARDQDLVDSMVEQIPELLTALFLLCHAPEEKPALLKPRHH; this is encoded by the coding sequence ATGTCCTTTGCCGAGCAACTGTCCCGCCTGCAAGCCTTTCTAGATGCCGATGAGCTGCATGAAGAGGCCCTGGACTACGTGGCTGCCCATGGCTATCTCACTGCCCTGTCGATCTGCGCGGAGCCGATTCCGGAGCGTGAGTGGATCGACGCCCTGTTCGCCGAGCCGCCGCACTATCGCAGTGACGCCGAGCGCGACGAAATCGAAGCGACCTTGCTGCAGCTCAAGGCCCACATCGCCCGGCAACTGGCCAGCGACGATGACCCGGAGATGCCGTGCGAGCTCGACCTGGGCGAGGATCCGGACGATTCCGACCTGCGCGGCTGGTGCATCGGCTTCATGGAAGGGGTATTCCTGCGCGAGGCGACCTGGTTCGAAGACGCCGAAGACGAAGTCAGCGAACTGCTGCTGCCGATCATGGTCGGCTCGGGCCTGTTTGACGAGCAGCCGGAATTTGCCGAAATCGCCCGCGACCAAGACCTGGTCGACAGCATGGTCGAGCAGATCCCCGAACTGCTGACCGCCCTGTTCCTGCTGTGCCATGCCCCGGAAGAGAAGCCGGCCCTGCTCAAGCCGCGCCATCACTAA
- a CDS encoding MarR family transcriptional regulator encodes MSQTDQHRFAMQIAQLSRAWRAELDRRLVGLGLSQARWLVLLHLARFEELPTQRELAQSVGVEGPTLARLLDSLEAQGLVSRQAVPEDRRAKKICLSPQAQPLIEKIEAISTQLRKECFAGIEEEELRRCQQVHARILGNLEKR; translated from the coding sequence ATGTCGCAGACCGATCAACACCGTTTCGCCATGCAAATCGCCCAGCTATCCCGCGCCTGGCGCGCCGAGCTGGATCGCCGCCTGGTTGGACTCGGACTCTCCCAGGCCCGCTGGCTGGTGCTGCTGCACCTGGCCCGTTTCGAAGAATTGCCGACCCAGCGCGAGCTGGCGCAGAGCGTCGGCGTCGAGGGGCCGACCCTGGCGCGCCTGCTCGACAGTCTCGAGGCCCAGGGCTTGGTGAGCCGTCAGGCCGTCCCGGAGGATCGCCGGGCCAAGAAGATCTGCCTGAGTCCGCAGGCCCAGCCACTGATCGAGAAGATCGAGGCGATCTCCACCCAGTTGCGCAAGGAGTGTTTTGCCGGCATCGAGGAGGAGGAGCTGCGCCGCTGCCAGCAGGTACACGCAAGGATTCTGGGCAACCTGGAAAAGCGTTAA
- a CDS encoding DHA2 family efflux MFS transporter permease subunit, with protein MAEDLQTLQERFGARYPRWLLGVLMIGSMAMVVASTTINVALPAIMADFAIGRPVAQWLSTGFLAAMTAGLLLAAWAHARWGARRTAQIGLGLFILTSLLAVQAQEAWQLIALRIVQGLCAGIVQPLAMVLIFRVFADGGRGMALGLYGLGVMVAPTLGPSMGGYLVDHFGWPAVFWLPLPLCGLALLGGQWLLPNQREKSTPLLDIAAFALLCVALFASLGALAEAQRFPWEAPRVWLPGLVGLLACAGFFARSRRSVRPLLPLNLWRHRGFRSASWVALTLGLGLYGSTYLIPLYLQTIQGYGAGLAGLLLLPTGVLMGAASFTGGWLSDRASAPLLLGGGLLIFALSCAGLGWLEQGASFILLCFWACVGRIGLGLLLPALSTGSLDILSPQELAQGAGAITFVRQLGGAIGVNLLTFFLEWRHGAEGGHGVAEAQAFQQSFWLMAAVFALTVLAAGGVRQAAR; from the coding sequence ATGGCCGAAGACCTGCAAACCCTGCAGGAGCGCTTCGGCGCGCGCTATCCGCGCTGGCTGCTGGGCGTGCTGATGATAGGCAGCATGGCCATGGTGGTGGCCTCGACCACCATCAACGTGGCTTTGCCGGCGATCATGGCGGACTTCGCCATTGGTCGGCCGGTGGCGCAGTGGTTGTCCACCGGTTTCCTCGCGGCGATGACCGCCGGGCTGCTGTTGGCCGCCTGGGCGCACGCGCGCTGGGGCGCCCGGCGCACGGCGCAGATAGGCCTGGGCCTGTTCATTCTCACCTCGCTGCTGGCCGTGCAGGCCCAGGAGGCCTGGCAGCTGATTGCCTTGCGCATCGTGCAAGGCCTGTGCGCCGGAATCGTCCAGCCATTGGCCATGGTGCTGATTTTTCGCGTGTTCGCCGATGGCGGGCGGGGCATGGCCCTGGGGCTGTACGGCCTCGGGGTGATGGTGGCACCCACCCTGGGGCCGAGCATGGGCGGTTATCTGGTCGACCATTTTGGCTGGCCGGCGGTGTTCTGGCTGCCGTTGCCGTTGTGTGGGCTGGCATTGCTGGGAGGGCAGTGGCTGCTGCCCAATCAGCGGGAGAAAAGCACGCCATTGCTGGACATTGCCGCCTTCGCGCTGCTGTGCGTGGCGCTGTTCGCCTCCCTCGGTGCCCTGGCCGAGGCGCAGCGCTTCCCCTGGGAGGCGCCGCGGGTCTGGCTCCCTGGATTGGTCGGGCTGCTGGCCTGCGCCGGCTTCTTCGCCCGCAGCCGGCGCAGTGTGCGTCCCCTGCTGCCGCTGAACTTGTGGCGGCATCGGGGATTTCGCAGCGCCAGTTGGGTCGCGCTGACCCTGGGGCTGGGGTTGTATGGCTCGACCTATCTGATCCCGCTCTACCTGCAGACGATCCAGGGCTACGGCGCTGGCCTGGCGGGATTGCTGCTGCTGCCCACCGGCGTGTTGATGGGGGCGGCGTCTTTCACCGGCGGTTGGCTGAGCGATCGAGCCTCAGCGCCGCTGTTGCTGGGCGGTGGTTTGCTGATATTTGCCCTGTCCTGCGCTGGGCTCGGCTGGCTCGAGCAGGGGGCGTCGTTCATTCTCCTGTGCTTCTGGGCCTGTGTCGGGCGGATCGGTCTCGGCCTGTTGCTGCCAGCACTGAGTACCGGCTCGCTGGATATCCTCAGCCCGCAGGAGCTGGCTCAGGGCGCCGGCGCCATCACCTTCGTGCGGCAGTTGGGTGGTGCCATCGGGGTCAACCTGCTGACGTTCTTTCTCGAGTGGCGGCATGGGGCCGAGGGCGGCCATGGTGTGGCCGAGGCGCAGGCTTTCCAGCAGAGCTTCTGGTTGATGGCAGCAGTTTTTGCCCTCACCGTGCTGGCCGCCGGGGGCGTTCGCCAAGCTGCGCGCTGA
- the lapG gene encoding cysteine protease LapG, with amino-acid sequence MRQRQRIQGRSPRLPALWLGACVLLVGLTSALANWDFELILQNAERRYGELGTAKQRIGAWDELIKASGNLPEREMLSAVNSFFNRQLRFVDDIRTWQQVDYWATPIEALVQGAGDCEDYSIAKYFTLRRLGVPSDKLRITYVKALRLNQAHMVLTYYTSPAAEPLVLDNLINEIRPASQRKDLLPVYAFNAEGLYLPGGRDKKGDAKRLSRWQDLLEKMRTEGFAIGDG; translated from the coding sequence ATGCGGCAACGGCAGCGCATTCAAGGACGGAGCCCGCGCCTGCCCGCGCTGTGGCTTGGCGCCTGCGTGTTGCTTGTCGGGCTCACCAGCGCCCTGGCCAACTGGGACTTCGAGCTCATCCTGCAGAATGCCGAACGCCGCTACGGCGAACTCGGCACCGCCAAACAACGGATTGGAGCCTGGGACGAGTTGATCAAGGCCAGCGGCAATCTGCCGGAAAGGGAAATGCTCAGCGCGGTCAATAGCTTCTTCAACCGCCAGTTGCGGTTCGTCGACGATATCCGCACCTGGCAGCAGGTCGACTACTGGGCCACGCCGATCGAGGCCCTGGTCCAGGGGGCCGGAGACTGCGAGGACTACTCCATCGCCAAGTATTTCACCCTGCGCCGCCTAGGCGTTCCCAGCGACAAGCTGCGCATCACCTACGTCAAGGCGCTGCGTCTGAACCAGGCACACATGGTACTGACCTACTACACAAGCCCTGCTGCCGAACCCCTGGTGCTGGACAACCTGATCAACGAAATCCGCCCGGCCTCCCAACGCAAGGACCTGCTTCCGGTCTACGCCTTCAATGCCGAAGGTCTGTACCTACCGGGCGGCCGCGACAAGAAAGGCGACGCCAAACGGCTTTCTCGCTGGCAGGACCTGCTGGAAAAAATGCGCACTGAAGGCTTCGCCATTGGCGACGGCTAG
- the lapD gene encoding cyclic di-GMP receptor LapD, protein MSLLKQLFLAICLFLMVAFSGSFVVSLESSREQLISQLRAHAQDAATALGLSMAPHVDDPAMLELMVTSIFDSGYFTSIRVVGIPGEQVMVERQAASAIGEVPTWFAELVDLRPQAGDALIMRGWEQAARVEVLSHPRFALAKLWNGALGSLAWLMLCGLISAILGGWLLRTQLRPLDTMVQQAQAITRREFITLPKVPRTPELKRVVLAMNQMVDKLKALFAEEAARSERLREEAYQDSLTGLANRRLFEIRLTNQLDSQEHHTEGYLTLLRINDLGGLNERFGGPHADALLTAIGELLKRLLDRPNRKAWLASRSRGAEFSLLAPGLSGEDAEQLAYELTEGLESLRETGASDCAPVAYIGIAAFRPGEDVAQVLGRADQALAQAQAFGEPGKPWQRLEYSEGQPNQGLHDWREWLDDALSQNKLRLYLQPVVACADRTTILHHKVLARLLGPRGETIVAGRFLPWIERLGWAARFDLVMLKHCLAHLSRHAHPVALSLSATTLREPENFSRLLAVLKQHPQQAELLTLEVDEHHLPPPPELEALSQAVRDAGCRLGLQHFGGHFSLIGNLTHLGLAYLKIDGSYIRAIDRESDKRLFIEAIFRATNSIDLPLLAEMVETEGELEVLEEMGIDGAMGRLIGLPAPWQTP, encoded by the coding sequence ATGTCCCTGCTCAAACAGCTATTTCTCGCCATCTGCCTGTTCCTTATGGTGGCCTTCAGCGGCAGTTTCGTCGTCAGCCTGGAGAGCTCACGGGAGCAGCTGATCAGCCAGCTGCGCGCCCATGCACAAGACGCCGCCACCGCCCTGGGCCTGTCGATGGCGCCCCATGTGGACGACCCGGCCATGCTGGAACTGATGGTCACCTCGATTTTCGACAGCGGCTACTTCACCAGCATCCGCGTGGTCGGCATCCCCGGCGAGCAGGTCATGGTCGAACGGCAGGCGGCCAGCGCTATCGGCGAGGTGCCTACATGGTTCGCCGAACTGGTCGACCTTCGTCCCCAGGCGGGCGACGCCTTGATCATGCGGGGTTGGGAGCAGGCCGCCCGGGTCGAAGTGCTCAGCCACCCCCGATTCGCCCTCGCCAAGCTCTGGAACGGCGCCCTCGGCAGCCTGGCCTGGCTGATGCTTTGCGGCCTTATCAGTGCGATTCTCGGTGGCTGGCTGCTGCGCACCCAGCTGCGCCCGCTGGACACTATGGTGCAGCAGGCCCAGGCGATCACCCGCCGCGAGTTCATCACCCTGCCCAAGGTGCCGCGCACGCCCGAGCTCAAGCGCGTGGTCCTGGCGATGAACCAGATGGTCGACAAGCTCAAGGCGCTGTTCGCGGAAGAGGCTGCGCGCAGTGAACGGCTGCGCGAGGAGGCCTATCAGGACAGCCTCACCGGCCTGGCCAACCGTCGCCTGTTCGAGATTCGCCTGACCAATCAGCTGGACAGCCAGGAACACCACACCGAGGGGTATCTCACCCTGCTGCGGATCAACGACCTGGGCGGACTCAACGAACGCTTTGGCGGCCCGCACGCCGATGCCCTGCTGACGGCCATCGGCGAGCTGCTCAAGCGCCTGCTCGACCGCCCCAATCGCAAGGCCTGGCTGGCCTCGCGAAGCCGCGGCGCCGAGTTCAGCCTGCTGGCACCGGGCCTGAGCGGCGAAGACGCCGAACAACTGGCCTATGAACTCACTGAGGGTTTGGAAAGCTTGCGCGAAACCGGGGCGAGCGACTGCGCGCCGGTGGCCTACATCGGCATCGCCGCCTTCCGCCCGGGCGAAGATGTCGCCCAGGTGCTGGGACGCGCCGATCAGGCCCTGGCCCAGGCCCAGGCGTTCGGCGAGCCTGGCAAGCCTTGGCAACGCCTGGAGTACTCCGAGGGTCAGCCCAACCAGGGCCTGCATGACTGGCGCGAATGGCTCGACGATGCCCTGAGCCAGAACAAGCTGCGCCTCTACCTGCAGCCGGTGGTGGCCTGTGCCGATCGCACCACGATTCTGCACCACAAGGTATTGGCACGGCTGCTGGGACCGCGTGGCGAGACCATCGTGGCGGGCCGTTTCCTGCCCTGGATCGAGCGCCTGGGTTGGGCCGCGCGCTTCGACCTGGTCATGCTCAAGCACTGCCTCGCCCACCTCAGCCGCCACGCGCATCCGGTGGCGCTCAGCCTTTCGGCCACCACCCTGCGCGAACCCGAGAACTTCTCGCGTCTGCTGGCCGTCCTCAAGCAACACCCCCAACAAGCCGAACTGCTCACCCTCGAAGTCGACGAACACCATCTGCCACCGCCACCGGAACTGGAAGCTCTGAGCCAGGCTGTGCGCGATGCCGGCTGCCGCCTGGGGCTGCAGCACTTCGGCGGTCATTTCAGCCTGATCGGCAACCTGACCCACCTCGGCCTGGCCTACCTGAAGATCGACGGCAGCTATATCCGCGCCATCGACCGGGAAAGTGACAAGCGCCTGTTCATCGAGGCAATCTTCCGCGCCACCAACAGCATCGACCTGCCGTTGCTGGCCGAGATGGTAGAGACCGAAGGCGAACTGGAAGTACTAGAAGAGATGGGCATCGACGGCGCCATGGGCCGCCTTATCGGACTACCAGCGCCCTGGCAGACGCCATAG